From one Shewanella sp. GD04112 genomic stretch:
- a CDS encoding CheR family methyltransferase produces the protein MSEHQPLGKEFVFTAAHFNTVKTRLYQFAGIKLADSKDAMVYSRLVRRIRALKLAGFTAYFEYLQANEGEHQEFINALTTNQTAFFREPHHFEILRQYLQAHPHTKRIWCAASSTGEEPYSIAMVVAEHFGRFNTPIEIVASDIDSRVLYKAQTGIYPIERIEAVSAERKKAFFQRGRGAQQGNVRVVPELKQMLHFTRLNLVDEFWSIKTPIDVIFCRNVMIYFDKITQESILKHMMLSLADDGLYIAGHSENFNMFPQIIKPVGQTTYKAVKGA, from the coding sequence TTGAGCGAACATCAACCTCTAGGGAAAGAGTTTGTTTTTACGGCGGCGCACTTTAATACGGTGAAGACACGGCTGTATCAATTTGCCGGGATTAAGTTAGCCGACAGTAAAGACGCTATGGTGTACAGCCGCTTAGTCCGGCGGATCAGGGCGCTGAAGTTAGCGGGATTTACCGCGTATTTCGAGTATTTGCAGGCAAACGAGGGTGAGCACCAGGAGTTTATTAATGCGCTGACCACTAACCAGACGGCATTCTTTCGCGAGCCGCATCACTTTGAGATTTTAAGGCAATATTTGCAGGCTCATCCGCACACCAAAAGGATCTGGTGTGCGGCCAGCAGTACTGGGGAAGAGCCTTATTCGATTGCCATGGTGGTTGCGGAGCATTTTGGCCGTTTTAACACTCCCATCGAAATCGTCGCCTCCGATATCGACAGTCGGGTGTTATACAAGGCGCAAACGGGGATTTACCCCATCGAGCGTATCGAGGCGGTGAGTGCCGAGCGCAAGAAGGCGTTTTTTCAGCGTGGACGTGGGGCACAACAAGGCAATGTGCGCGTGGTCCCTGAACTTAAACAGATGTTGCATTTTACGCGGCTTAATTTGGTCGATGAGTTTTGGTCAATCAAGACGCCCATCGATGTGATTTTTTGTCGCAATGTCATGATTTATTTCGATAAAATAACGCAGGAAAGCATTCTTAAACATATGATGCTTTCCCTTGCCGACGATGGTCTCTACATCGCTGGCCATTCGGAGAACTTTAATATGTTCCCCCAGATCATTAAGCCCGTGGGCCAAACAACCTACAAGGCGGTAAAGGGAGCTTGA
- a CDS encoding chemotaxis protein CheW, translating into MDNRTNTASKQEYSVHDEVEFLSFVLGEEHYALDIMSVKEIRGYEPVTKIANAPSFIKGVLNLRGDIVPIVDLRMKFAVGSATYNEFTIVIMLNVFDRIVGIVVDAVSDVIKLAAEEILPAPEFGVAFDSRYLKGLATVEDKMIILVNIQALISSDELGLIDANSLSDQE; encoded by the coding sequence ATGGATAACCGCACGAACACGGCGAGTAAGCAGGAATATAGCGTCCACGATGAGGTCGAGTTTTTAAGCTTTGTGCTGGGTGAAGAACATTACGCGCTCGACATTATGTCGGTGAAGGAGATCCGCGGTTATGAACCCGTCACCAAAATTGCCAATGCGCCGAGTTTTATCAAAGGCGTGCTCAATCTCAGGGGCGATATCGTTCCGATTGTCGATTTAAGGATGAAGTTTGCCGTGGGCAGTGCGACCTACAACGAGTTCACCATCGTCATTATGTTGAATGTGTTTGACCGTATCGTCGGGATTGTCGTCGACGCGGTGTCGGATGTGATTAAACTCGCCGCCGAAGAAATTCTACCCGCTCCCGAGTTTGGGGTGGCCTTCGATAGCCGTTACCTTAAGGGGCTGGCCACGGTAGAAGACAAGATGATCATTTTGGTAAATATACAGGCTCTGATCAGCAGTGATGAGCTGGGTCTAATTGATGCAAATAGTCTGTCTGATCAGGAGTAA
- a CDS encoding diguanylate cyclase, protein MSLEESLEQLKRQYLHALPDKKKQIITLWISLRKNWQSHMLSAVYREVHNLKGSCETFGLTETKDIVDRLELQLKNLLDAPAPELPVIKGLDTLFHQLLQNNLRSEPAAPVVEAQMQQSPYKPTKARHEYRIAIVEDDSNVGAMITKQLHEFGFNVQHFLNFTDFLGIQNTSPFDLVLLDLILPDYTEAALFTAATEFEKNNTRVFVLSSRGDFEMRLLAIRANVSEYFVKPAETTLLVRKIHQWLKMSEKQPLKILLVDDQQSMVDYFSSLLRSHGLMVKGMTKPEQVLPTLEQFEPDLFIFDLYMPDVNGLELAKMIRQLDKYSSSPILVLSSDDTMQNKVSIIQAGSDDLISKQTAPSLFVTQVISRAQRGHDIRSSASRDSLTGLLNHTQILVAARRCYNLAKRINSSVCIAMLDLDHFKQVNDTYGHSGGDKVLLAFAHLLQQSLRPVDFMGRYGGEEFMLVLPDLPAPLAIAKLNAIRESFSHIVFVEEGAEFKVTLSGGLAFSTECNEFQDCLLLADKNLYEAKRTGRNRLITTLK, encoded by the coding sequence ATGAGTCTTGAAGAATCCTTAGAACAATTAAAACGTCAGTACTTGCATGCGCTACCAGATAAAAAGAAGCAAATCATTACCTTATGGATATCACTACGGAAAAACTGGCAAAGCCATATGCTGTCGGCCGTATACCGTGAGGTGCATAATTTAAAGGGCTCCTGTGAAACTTTCGGCTTAACCGAAACCAAAGATATCGTCGATAGACTCGAATTACAGCTAAAAAACCTACTGGACGCTCCTGCGCCAGAACTGCCCGTCATCAAGGGGTTAGACACCCTATTCCATCAACTGCTGCAAAATAATCTACGTAGTGAACCCGCAGCACCCGTGGTGGAAGCGCAAATGCAGCAAAGCCCCTATAAGCCCACCAAAGCACGGCATGAGTATCGAATTGCGATTGTGGAGGATGACAGTAATGTCGGGGCGATGATCACTAAACAGCTGCATGAGTTTGGTTTTAATGTGCAGCATTTTTTAAATTTCACCGATTTTCTGGGGATCCAAAATACCTCGCCCTTCGATTTAGTCTTACTCGATCTTATCTTGCCCGATTATACCGAGGCCGCTTTATTTACGGCGGCGACTGAATTTGAAAAAAACAACACCCGCGTGTTTGTTCTCTCTTCCCGCGGCGACTTCGAGATGCGACTGCTGGCGATCCGCGCCAATGTCAGCGAGTATTTTGTCAAACCCGCCGAAACCACGCTACTGGTACGCAAGATCCACCAATGGCTTAAAATGTCAGAAAAACAGCCGCTCAAAATTCTGCTAGTGGACGATCAGCAATCCATGGTCGATTATTTTTCCAGCCTACTTCGCAGTCATGGCCTAATGGTAAAAGGCATGACCAAACCCGAACAAGTATTGCCGACCCTTGAGCAATTTGAGCCAGACTTGTTTATTTTTGATTTGTATATGCCCGATGTGAATGGTTTAGAGCTGGCAAAAATGATCCGCCAATTAGACAAGTACAGCTCGAGTCCGATACTCGTGCTCAGCTCCGACGACACCATGCAGAACAAGGTCAGCATCATTCAGGCGGGATCCGACGATTTAATCTCAAAGCAAACCGCGCCGAGTCTGTTTGTGACCCAAGTGATTTCCCGCGCCCAGCGTGGCCATGATATTCGCAGCTCCGCCAGCCGTGATAGCTTAACCGGGCTGCTCAATCACACTCAGATCCTGGTTGCTGCACGCCGCTGTTATAACCTCGCCAAACGTATCAACTCTTCAGTGTGCATTGCCATGCTGGATTTAGATCACTTTAAACAAGTAAATGATACCTATGGACATTCTGGCGGCGACAAAGTCCTTTTAGCCTTTGCCCACCTGTTGCAGCAATCTCTACGTCCTGTGGATTTTATGGGGCGTTACGGTGGCGAGGAATTTATGTTGGTCTTGCCCGATCTACCCGCGCCCTTAGCCATTGCCAAGCTTAATGCCATTCGCGAGAGCTTTAGTCATATCGTATTTGTTGAAGAAGGCGCTGAATTTAAAGTCACCCTAAGCGGTGGCTTGGCCTTCTCGACCGAATGTAATGAGTTTCAAGATTGTTTATTGCTGGCGGATAAAAATCTGTATGAGGCGAAGCGAACTGGACGCAACCGTTTAATCACCACTTTAAAATAA
- a CDS encoding nuclease-related domain-containing protein has product MKGCVKNIRHNAKFCMLLAVMASVVGVGLYPFSLKALEKQDSEAICILIQSEMQDWHPTTPRYQELKARFDARCQQPVANGVKSTVKQPAMPTTARQDKPQNPNQLTVVTAKPTPAQSTISPISSVLESLSILIFILVSAIVSLLFRPTLRQYRAERLGQQGEKRVAKLLKQGFKDEDFRLYRNLILPMDEITEGTSALTEVDLVLLTHFGVFVIEVKNYSGWIFGGEKQALWTQKIFTKQTRFKNPLHQNYKHCLAVAHCLGLVEGLHSVVVFSDEASFKTPLPKNVVNESGLLSLIAQYKGQISQTTHNTNLAFTRAAERLDIAQQQSDSDAKSLHLMQFKHRRVEPTISS; this is encoded by the coding sequence GTGAAGGGATGCGTAAAGAATATCAGGCACAACGCCAAGTTCTGCATGTTGTTGGCTGTAATGGCCAGTGTCGTTGGTGTAGGCCTTTATCCTTTTTCGCTAAAGGCATTAGAGAAACAAGACTCTGAAGCCATCTGTATTCTTATCCAAAGTGAGATGCAAGATTGGCATCCAACCACGCCGCGTTATCAAGAGCTTAAGGCAAGATTCGATGCGCGTTGCCAGCAACCCGTCGCCAACGGTGTTAAATCCACGGTAAAGCAGCCTGCAATGCCAACTACGGCTCGCCAAGACAAGCCGCAGAACCCCAATCAGCTAACCGTGGTAACAGCTAAACCTACGCCCGCTCAAAGCACGATTTCGCCCATCTCTTCAGTACTCGAGTCGTTGTCGATTCTGATTTTTATACTTGTGTCTGCGATAGTCTCCTTGCTATTTCGTCCGACACTTAGGCAATACCGAGCAGAAAGGTTAGGTCAACAGGGTGAAAAGCGGGTCGCTAAGTTACTGAAACAGGGATTCAAAGATGAGGACTTCCGACTTTATCGCAATTTAATTTTACCTATGGATGAGATAACTGAAGGTACGTCTGCTTTGACAGAGGTGGATTTAGTTTTATTGACCCATTTTGGCGTGTTCGTTATTGAAGTTAAAAATTACTCCGGCTGGATATTTGGGGGAGAGAAGCAGGCCCTGTGGACGCAAAAAATTTTTACTAAACAAACCCGCTTTAAAAATCCTCTCCATCAAAACTATAAACATTGCTTAGCCGTTGCCCACTGCTTAGGGTTAGTGGAGGGACTCCATTCGGTTGTTGTTTTTAGCGATGAGGCGAGCTTTAAAACGCCGTTGCCTAAAAATGTGGTGAATGAGTCAGGACTTTTGAGCTTAATCGCTCAATATAAAGGGCAAATCAGTCAAACCACGCATAACACAAATCTGGCATTTACTCGCGCCGCAGAACGGCTGGATATTGCCCAGCAGCAATCAGACTCTGATGCTAAATCATTGCACTTAATGCAGTTTAAGCATCGCCGCGTCGAGCCAACCATCTCAAGCTGA
- a CDS encoding methyl-accepting chemotaxis protein, translating into MGIFNVFGNEEARQQKEEELQRYFQLLDNSGNSFMIADSNRNIIYANKAVLNMLSEAEADIRKELPQFSVAKVVGSNIDIFHKNPAHQRNMLERLTQSHTAQITIGKRTFKLILTPIITRENKHLGTGVEWIDRTESIESERATQRILEALNNTSTNVMIADANRTIIYMNRSVESMLRQSESEIRQALPHFSVDKILGSSMDIFHKNPAHQASLLDKLDRKYESQIKVASCHFRLTASPIISKTGERLGSVVEWLDRTVEVQIEQEISRIVNAAAAGDFSQRAETQGKQGFFLMLANSLNALIETSDRGLQDVARVLMALAEGDLTTRIYNDYEGTFNDLKNYSNQTAEKLSYMIRDIQKAADTINTASSEIAQGNADLSSRTEEQASSLEQTSASMEELTGTVKLNADNASQANALASKAADVAVDGGELIQQVVQTMASINESARKIADIIGVIDGIAFQTNILALNAAVEAARAGEQGRGFAVVASEVRSLAQRSANAAKDIKALISDSVTKIESGNSLVGKSGDTMKEIVIAIKRVNDIMAEIASASNEQAIGIDEISKAVVQMDEMTQQNAALVEEAAAAAESMQSQAQQLADSVANFTVDEDTSAAPKSVASTKKLAVKQPPSTVTRMPVKPKAMAPKVNKADQDEWEDF; encoded by the coding sequence ATGGGTATTTTCAATGTGTTTGGAAATGAAGAGGCGCGCCAGCAAAAGGAAGAAGAGCTGCAACGCTATTTCCAATTATTAGATAACAGCGGCAACAGCTTTATGATCGCCGACAGCAACCGCAATATTATCTACGCCAATAAAGCGGTATTGAATATGTTATCCGAGGCCGAGGCGGATATTCGCAAAGAGCTGCCGCAGTTCTCTGTGGCCAAGGTGGTGGGCAGTAATATCGATATTTTCCATAAAAATCCGGCTCATCAACGCAATATGCTCGAGCGCCTTACCCAATCCCATACGGCGCAAATCACCATAGGTAAACGGACTTTTAAGCTGATCCTCACACCCATTATCACACGTGAAAATAAGCACTTAGGCACGGGCGTTGAATGGATTGATAGAACAGAGAGCATAGAGTCCGAGCGGGCGACGCAGCGCATTTTAGAGGCGCTGAATAATACTAGTACCAATGTGATGATCGCCGATGCCAACCGCACCATTATCTATATGAACCGCTCGGTGGAATCGATGCTGCGCCAATCTGAGAGTGAGATAAGACAAGCGCTGCCGCATTTCTCCGTGGATAAAATTCTTGGCAGCTCGATGGATATTTTCCATAAGAATCCAGCCCATCAAGCCAGTCTGTTAGACAAGCTCGATCGTAAATATGAATCGCAGATCAAAGTGGCCAGTTGTCACTTCCGCTTAACCGCAAGCCCGATTATTTCTAAAACGGGTGAGCGGTTAGGCTCTGTCGTCGAATGGCTGGACCGTACGGTCGAAGTGCAAATCGAGCAAGAAATCTCGCGCATCGTCAATGCGGCTGCGGCGGGGGATTTCTCCCAACGGGCCGAGACGCAAGGTAAGCAGGGCTTCTTCTTGATGCTCGCCAATAGCCTCAATGCCTTGATTGAAACCTCGGATCGCGGTTTGCAGGATGTGGCGCGGGTGTTGATGGCGCTCGCCGAAGGTGATTTAACCACGCGTATCTATAACGATTACGAAGGCACCTTTAATGATTTGAAAAACTATTCAAATCAAACGGCTGAAAAGCTCTCTTACATGATAAGAGACATTCAAAAAGCCGCCGATACCATCAATACCGCCTCTTCTGAAATCGCCCAGGGCAATGCCGATTTATCGAGTCGTACCGAGGAGCAAGCATCGAGTCTTGAACAAACCTCAGCGAGTATGGAAGAGCTGACGGGCACAGTGAAGTTAAATGCCGATAACGCCAGTCAAGCCAATGCACTTGCCTCTAAGGCCGCCGACGTTGCCGTCGATGGGGGCGAGCTTATCCAGCAAGTGGTGCAAACCATGGCATCGATTAACGAATCGGCACGTAAGATCGCCGATATTATTGGGGTTATCGATGGCATTGCCTTCCAAACCAATATCTTAGCGCTTAATGCCGCGGTCGAAGCGGCCAGAGCCGGCGAGCAAGGCCGTGGATTTGCGGTGGTGGCCTCAGAGGTGAGAAGCCTGGCACAACGTTCGGCCAACGCGGCCAAGGACATTAAGGCCTTGATCTCAGACTCTGTGACCAAAATCGAGAGTGGCAACAGTTTAGTCGGCAAATCCGGCGATACTATGAAAGAAATCGTCATCGCCATTAAACGGGTGAACGATATTATGGCCGAAATTGCCTCGGCCTCGAATGAGCAGGCCATCGGCATCGATGAGATCAGCAAAGCCGTAGTACAAATGGATGAAATGACGCAGCAAAACGCGGCCTTAGTGGAAGAAGCCGCCGCCGCAGCCGAAAGCATGCAGTCACAGGCGCAGCAGTTAGCCGACAGTGTGGCGAACTTTACCGTGGATGAAGACACCAGCGCTGCGCCCAAATCCGTGGCGAGCACCAAAAAGTTAGCGGTTAAGCAACCGCCATCGACAGTGACTCGCATGCCCGTGAAACCTAAGGCGATGGCGCCAAAGGTCAATAAAGCCGACCAAGACGAATGGGAAGATTTTTGA
- a CDS encoding chemotaxis response regulator protein-glutamate methylesterase codes for MTIKVLVVDDSALIRNLLGKMIEADPELSLVGMAADAYMAKDMVKQHRPDVITLDIEMPKVDGLTFLDRLMKARPTAVVMISSLTEEGADATFNALGLGAVDFIPKPKLDSPQDFNEYQDLILEKIKSAANAKLKTQRTQPVAATPPSLKPNLANRVINTQLLAIGASTGGTEAILYLLQQFPAVMPPIVITQHMPPGFTRTFAERLNKLTRLNVKQADDGERLLPCYVYIAPGDQHLEVIKVGGSFKTRLTQGDKVSGHRPSVDVLFNSVAACAGANTTAAILTGMGKDGADGMALIDQQGGKTFAQGEQSCVVFGMPREAIKRGVIHHVVELPQLADKMLNYLASLKRD; via the coding sequence ATGACGATAAAAGTACTAGTGGTAGATGATTCGGCACTGATCCGTAACCTATTGGGCAAAATGATCGAGGCTGATCCTGAGTTATCTTTGGTGGGTATGGCCGCCGATGCTTATATGGCCAAGGATATGGTGAAACAGCATCGCCCCGATGTGATTACATTAGATATTGAAATGCCCAAGGTGGATGGGCTGACCTTTTTAGACCGATTGATGAAGGCCAGACCTACAGCGGTGGTAATGATTTCCTCATTAACCGAAGAGGGCGCCGATGCCACCTTCAACGCGCTAGGATTAGGTGCGGTGGATTTTATCCCTAAACCGAAATTAGACTCCCCCCAGGATTTTAATGAATATCAAGATTTGATTCTGGAGAAAATTAAATCGGCGGCGAATGCTAAGCTGAAAACCCAACGCACTCAACCCGTTGCTGCGACTCCGCCAAGCCTAAAACCCAACCTTGCAAATCGCGTGATCAATACTCAACTACTGGCAATTGGCGCTTCGACGGGCGGCACTGAAGCCATTTTATATCTGTTGCAACAGTTTCCTGCAGTCATGCCACCGATAGTGATCACCCAACATATGCCGCCGGGCTTTACCCGCACCTTTGCTGAGCGGCTAAATAAACTTACCCGTTTGAATGTTAAGCAAGCCGATGATGGCGAACGTTTATTGCCCTGTTATGTGTATATTGCGCCCGGAGATCAGCACTTAGAAGTGATTAAGGTCGGCGGCAGTTTTAAGACCCGTTTGACCCAAGGTGATAAGGTTAGCGGCCATAGGCCCTCGGTGGATGTGTTGTTTAATTCGGTTGCGGCGTGTGCGGGGGCCAATACCACGGCGGCTATCCTCACAGGAATGGGCAAAGATGGTGCCGATGGCATGGCATTAATCGACCAGCAGGGGGGCAAAACCTTTGCTCAGGGGGAACAGAGCTGTGTGGTGTTTGGTATGCCAAGGGAAGCGATTAAACGCGGCGTTATCCATCATGTGGTCGAACTGCCGCAACTGGCGGATAAAATGCTCAACTATTTAGCCTCGCTTAAGCGAGACTAA
- a CDS encoding ABC-F family ATPase: protein MISTANITMQFGPEPLFENISAKFGNGNRYGLIGANGCGKSTFMKILSGALAPTSGNVSITPGLKVGTLSQDQFAFEQYTVIDAVIMGDTQLWKIKQERDAIYAKPDMTEEDGMRVGDLESEFAEMDGYSAESRAGEILIEAGIEESFHYGPMSQVAPGWKLRVLLAQALFANPDILLLDEPTNNLDIHTISWLETELNKRKCTMIIISHDRHFLNAVCTHMADIDYGELRIYPGNYEYFLEQSALQREQLLSSNAKKSAEIEELQDFVNRFGANASKAKLASSRAKRMDKIKLDEVKSSSRIAPSIRFAPGKKMHRQALVLENLAHGFDGELLFEGGDLILEAGAKLAIIGENGVGKTTLLRCLVNELIHNQGVIKWSENASIGYCPQDSTSDFDNDLTIIEWMDQWRQPKHNDLMVRAMLGRLLFTEDDANKKAKNCSGGEKNRLIFGKLMMQDINVIIMDEPTNHMDMEAIESLNNALKDFEGTLIFVSHDREFVSSLATRIIDIRDRKLVNFQGTFDEYLANLASA, encoded by the coding sequence TTGATCTCTACCGCAAATATCACCATGCAATTCGGCCCAGAGCCATTATTTGAAAATATCTCGGCAAAATTTGGCAACGGCAACCGTTATGGTTTGATTGGCGCAAACGGCTGCGGCAAATCGACTTTTATGAAGATCTTAAGTGGCGCCCTCGCCCCAACCTCGGGCAACGTGTCGATCACGCCGGGCTTAAAGGTCGGCACCCTAAGCCAAGATCAATTCGCCTTCGAGCAATACACGGTTATCGATGCGGTGATCATGGGCGATACCCAGCTGTGGAAAATCAAGCAAGAGCGTGACGCGATTTATGCCAAACCCGATATGACCGAAGAAGACGGCATGCGTGTGGGCGATCTTGAGAGTGAATTTGCCGAGATGGACGGCTACAGCGCCGAGAGCCGCGCGGGCGAAATTCTGATTGAAGCCGGTATCGAAGAATCCTTCCACTATGGCCCAATGTCACAGGTCGCCCCCGGTTGGAAACTGCGCGTGCTGTTAGCCCAAGCACTGTTTGCGAACCCCGATATATTGCTGCTCGACGAGCCCACCAACAACTTGGATATTCACACCATCAGTTGGCTCGAAACTGAGCTGAATAAGCGCAAATGCACCATGATCATTATTTCCCACGACAGACACTTCTTAAATGCTGTCTGTACCCATATGGCGGATATCGATTACGGTGAGCTGCGGATTTACCCTGGCAACTACGAATACTTCCTTGAGCAATCGGCGCTGCAGCGCGAACAATTGCTGTCGAGCAACGCCAAAAAGAGCGCTGAAATTGAAGAGCTGCAAGACTTCGTTAACCGATTCGGTGCTAACGCCTCTAAGGCAAAACTCGCCAGTTCACGCGCCAAGCGCATGGACAAAATTAAGTTGGATGAAGTCAAATCCTCCAGCCGTATCGCGCCGTCAATCCGCTTCGCGCCAGGCAAGAAGATGCACCGTCAGGCATTGGTGCTTGAGAACCTCGCCCACGGTTTTGACGGCGAATTGCTATTCGAAGGCGGCGATTTAATCCTCGAAGCCGGCGCAAAGCTTGCGATTATCGGTGAGAACGGTGTCGGCAAAACGACCTTATTACGCTGTTTAGTCAATGAGTTAATCCATAATCAAGGCGTGATTAAGTGGTCTGAAAACGCTTCCATTGGTTACTGCCCACAGGACAGCACCAGCGATTTTGATAATGATTTGACTATTATTGAATGGATGGACCAATGGCGTCAGCCAAAACACAACGATTTGATGGTGCGTGCCATGTTAGGTCGTTTGCTGTTTACCGAAGATGATGCCAACAAAAAAGCCAAAAACTGCTCAGGTGGTGAGAAAAACCGTTTAATTTTCGGCAAGTTAATGATGCAAGATATCAACGTCATCATTATGGACGAACCGACCAACCATATGGATATGGAAGCGATTGAATCCTTAAATAATGCCCTCAAAGATTTTGAAGGCACATTGATTTTCGTTAGCCACGACCGCGAATTTGTGTCCTCGTTAGCAACCCGCATTATCGATATTCGCGATAGAAAATTAGTCAACTTCCAAGGGACCTTTGATGAGTATTTGGCAAACCTTGCCAGTGCCTAA
- the cheD gene encoding chemoreceptor glutamine deamidase CheD — protein MPKPNIEYPVIEPNRYFDHHFGCDAVKILPGEFYATRDQTMIVTVLGSCISVCLYDPDLRIGGMNHFLLPSDNGNSSGILTDSARYGVYAMELLINELLKLGARRRALVAKVFGGGNMLNGITAHNIGERNAEFVLEYLQVEQIPILAADLLDFYPRKVYFFPGTGLVKVRKIKTMHNSTIMDRESEYRLRIRNLPSGGDVEFFGD, from the coding sequence GTGCCAAAACCGAATATTGAGTACCCTGTTATCGAGCCGAATCGGTATTTTGACCATCATTTTGGCTGTGACGCCGTAAAAATTCTACCAGGAGAATTCTACGCCACACGGGATCAAACCATGATAGTCACAGTGTTAGGCTCATGCATTTCAGTATGCCTCTATGATCCTGACTTAAGAATTGGGGGAATGAACCATTTTTTATTACCGAGCGATAATGGCAACAGTTCTGGGATATTAACCGATTCGGCCCGCTACGGTGTATACGCCATGGAGTTGCTGATTAACGAGTTGCTCAAACTCGGTGCGCGGCGCCGCGCCTTGGTCGCTAAAGTGTTTGGTGGCGGCAACATGCTCAACGGGATCACCGCCCATAATATTGGGGAGCGCAATGCGGAGTTTGTGCTCGAGTATTTGCAGGTGGAGCAAATTCCAATATTGGCAGCGGATTTACTCGATTTTTATCCTCGAAAAGTATATTTCTTCCCCGGGACGGGATTAGTCAAAGTACGAAAAATCAAAACGATGCATAACAGCACCATTATGGACAGGGAAAGTGAATATCGCCTACGGATCAGGAATTTGCCCAGTGGCGGAGATGTAGAATTTTTTGGTGACTAA
- a CDS encoding SRPBCC family protein has product MSDNTGTVKLHRVLRAPAALVYKAFTDKAALERWLPPYGFVGTIHEFELAVGAGYSMSFTQFATGYSHSFKVVYTELIPNQLIRHTDQFDNENLPGVMQVTIELTEVSCGTNLQIIQEGIPAVIPEEMCYLGWQESLQQLAALVEAKTE; this is encoded by the coding sequence ATGTCGGATAACACAGGTACAGTGAAGTTACATAGAGTGCTGCGTGCGCCCGCGGCGTTAGTCTACAAAGCCTTTACCGATAAAGCGGCGTTAGAGCGTTGGTTACCACCTTACGGCTTTGTGGGGACGATTCATGAGTTTGAATTGGCCGTTGGGGCGGGCTATAGCATGAGCTTTACCCAATTCGCGACGGGATACAGTCACTCCTTTAAGGTGGTCTATACCGAGCTTATTCCCAACCAACTGATTAGACATACTGACCAGTTTGATAATGAGAATCTGCCTGGTGTGATGCAGGTGACTATCGAATTAACTGAGGTTTCCTGCGGTACCAATTTGCAGATCATTCAGGAGGGGATTCCAGCCGTTATCCCTGAGGAGATGTGTTATTTAGGCTGGCAGGAGTCATTACAACAATTAGCGGCTTTGGTGGAAGCGAAAACCGAGTAA